Proteins encoded together in one Luteimonas fraxinea window:
- a CDS encoding lytic transglycosylase domain-containing protein yields MKRGWGLIATLGLLAAFPVAGSTLYRCDSGDGIPQYVSKRVSGASCRLVSSAPAAPRSSATRASRPAAATPTPTTAPSNVDSGAPATFMGGTSSPAPASTTASARPVAAATAAPTPAPRAQTGSNQRRLQQGQVYSYVKDGVRHYSSSRPAGSAQVAAVRTIRYSFFETCYACGAAPGVNFGSVRLNENAYRDEVARAAREFGVDEAIVRAIMHAESAFNPNALSRAGAQGLMQLMPATAARFGVVNAFDPEQNIRGGVEYLAWLLKRFNGDLTLAAAGYNAGEGAVQRHGGVPPYAETQRYVVRVGTLADRYRGQLASR; encoded by the coding sequence GTGAAACGGGGATGGGGACTCATCGCGACACTCGGTCTGCTGGCGGCCTTTCCGGTTGCCGGCAGTACGTTGTATCGCTGCGATTCCGGCGACGGCATCCCGCAATACGTCAGCAAGCGTGTCAGTGGCGCCAGTTGCCGGCTGGTCAGTAGCGCGCCTGCGGCGCCGCGTTCCAGCGCCACGCGCGCGTCGCGCCCGGCAGCTGCGACGCCCACGCCGACGACGGCACCCTCGAATGTCGACAGCGGCGCGCCCGCCACCTTCATGGGCGGCACGTCCTCGCCTGCGCCTGCATCCACGACGGCATCGGCCCGGCCGGTCGCCGCCGCGACCGCAGCACCGACGCCGGCGCCCCGGGCGCAGACCGGCAGCAACCAGCGGCGCCTGCAGCAGGGCCAGGTCTATTCGTATGTGAAGGACGGCGTGCGGCACTACAGCAGCAGCCGGCCGGCCGGCAGTGCCCAGGTCGCCGCGGTCCGCACGATCCGCTACAGCTTCTTCGAGACCTGCTATGCCTGCGGCGCCGCGCCGGGCGTGAACTTCGGCAGCGTGCGGCTCAACGAGAACGCCTACCGCGACGAGGTCGCGCGCGCGGCCCGCGAGTTCGGTGTCGACGAAGCGATCGTGCGCGCGATCATGCATGCCGAGTCCGCATTCAATCCCAATGCGCTGTCGCGCGCCGGTGCCCAGGGGCTGATGCAGCTGATGCCGGCCACTGCAGCGCGTTTCGGCGTGGTCAACGCCTTCGACCCGGAGCAGAACATCCGCGGCGGCGTCGAGTATCTCGCGTGGCTGCTGAAGCGCTTCAACGGTGACCTGACTCTGGCCGCGGCCGGCTACAACGCCGGCGAAGGCGCGGTGCAGCGCCATGGCGGGGTGCCGCCGTATGCCGAAACCCAGCGCTACGTGGTCCGCGTCGGCACGCTGGCCGACCGCTATCGCGGCCAGCTTGCCAGCCGCTGA